A stretch of DNA from Arthrobacter jiangjiafuii:
TCAATCTTAGATATGGCGACAGGAATAACATTTATGTTATTCCTCATCCGGCCGTTGATATAGTACCCGATACAGACTCGACAAAGCGAGACCCGGACCTTGCACTCATTGTCTGTCGACTAGAAAACCAAAAGCGACTTCAAGACGCGATCCATGCCTTTGCTCATGTATTGGAAAAGCGTCCTACTGCTCGTCTGGAGATATACGGGACTGGGTCCAAACTCCAGGAATGGACCGATCTCGTCAAAAGTCTGAACATCTCGAACTCTGTGCTGTTCATGGGATACGAACCCAGACCGGAGAGGCAATACGAGCGCGCGTCTGTTTTTATCATGACGAGCCTATTTGAGGCGCAGCCACTATCCCTATTGGAGGCCTTAGCCCATGGATGCCCAATAGTGTCTTACGATATCAAATACGGTCCGGCCGAAATGGTGCGCCAAGGATCTAATGGCTTCCTCAGCCCCGAAGGCAATATCAAAACGCTTTCTGAGGATATTCTCAGGGTTTTCAGCAGTGACATCGCAACAATGTCGGCATCCTCGATCGATTTAGCTCGACAGTTCAGCGTTCCAATCTTCCTGGATAAATGGTGCCGGTTATTTGAGAGCGTAAAGATCCAGAAGGCACAACGAGTTAGTATTATTTCATCATCGCTAGAGGTTCAGCGCGTCAGTGCAGTCGGGGCTTCACCTATTGCCATCGCGTTGAGCAATGAGGGTATCGGAGTTAGACTCCGTGCCTCCCACCTCAGAATAGGTGGACGTCTCATTGTCACTGCGCTTTATGAAGGAGCCGATCGACCCGCCGGCCTCCGAGTAGCTGTTCGGATCCACAGCACGGAGGGGGAAGTACAATATCTCCCGAACACTCTTAGTGAGCTGGAGGATGATAACCAGTTTGATCTAAACTGGACGATCGCAGAAGATGATCTCTCACGGCTACGCTCAAACGCATCCTTGTTCTACGAGGTTACTTGGAACAACGACCAGCGACTTCTGGAAATACCCTTGGATGCAGAACTGTTTCTAAACTTATCAGCGTCTAATCATAAAGACCTAGCCGAGGGCGCCTCATGAGTTCGTCATCAACTTTATTTCGCTCGCTTGCATACCCATTGGCTGACCTGATTGATGATCTCAAGACCGGCGAATACAAATACATTCATTTATCAGATCCTGAAAACTTACTCGACAATAGACCTCTACTACTTGCAGCCCATCGGAACTCCAAAGTAAAGAACATAGTCATCGAGCTCGCCAAAATGGGCTATTACGTATACCACATGGTGGACGGCGTCGCCCGATTCGTCTTGGAAAGTCACATACCGCAAATGTGGCATAGCGTCCGTGAAGGTCAATATTTGAGCTCTCCGGACGGTGTGGTCTATAGCTTCCAGGAGCCAAAATCGGGAGGGCCTATCCGCAATATGGTCGTCGTTTTTTCATCGATAGGTGGAGACATATTCGGGAATGGATTGTCCCGCTATTTTACACAGAACTTCCGATCCATTCAAAAGCATGTCCCGGCCGATACTGCAATTCTTCGCATTGCGGATATCGGAGGCGTTGTCGGCTCATTCTATTTGGACACTCATTATGCACCGCGCAATACGAAACGAGTGGGCAACCTAATCGAATCCATGCGCATAGCTAATTCTCTCGACAAAGACTCAGTGATCACCTATGGCGCATCTAAAGGAGCAACTGGGGCGCTATTTCATGCCATCAATAGCGACTACAGATGCGTCTGTGTTGAGCCTATCGTAAACGATCACTACTATGAGACCCGATTTGGCGATACACACTTCACTGCTGCAGATATTTTTGTCGAAAAAAAAGAACATACGTTCGCCCGTGCGATAGAGACGTACAAGCGAAGGGCGCCGAGTACGTCCGCTAAAGATCATGAATCAAGGATCATAGTCGTCTATTCTACTCAGTCCCCCCAAGCTCCCTACCTGCGGGAGATCATCGGCAATCATCTGACTAAAGACATGAGTCTTATTGATTTCCGCCATCCTCAGATATCGGATCATCCTGATGTCAGTCCGCAGTCTCTTAATCTAGTGACTATGTACCTTAACATGATGTGTTATGGGATTCCATCCGAGGGCGGGCACTTCGAGTTTTCATGCGAAGCGCCCTAAGTTTCTTCAGTTGAATGCTTGGAATGACATTTTGAATTGCTTCTGCCATGGCTGAAGCACCCCAGGATGCACATGTCGTCTTCACTGTCGTTTACAAGATCTCGCGTTGGAACGCATCCGAGATTAACCGGGTAGTCATGCTTCGTGGGAACTAATTCCGCAAGGTAGCAAAAAGGGCCGACAGATACCGCCCCGAGGAATATCCGGGATGCGCGATCTTTCCTCACGGCCGCTGCTCTGCCCGCTCGCCCAGCCGCTGTTGTGGCGGGTGGCCGTCAACGTGGCTCTCCGTGGTTCGTGGTGAAATCTGGTTTCGTGTTCTCGAACCAAGGAGGCTCGTAGCCCTGTTGCGATGGATATTCCGGACGCATTCATTGATGACAGGACTATGAGCCTTGACCGAGCTTACTTTGCCCAACCCTGATGCTGTCACCACGATCTTCAACCTCGAGGACTACCCGGTAGTGGACACCAGGATCCTCGCGTGTGGCGGCGCAGGATCCATGTTGAAAGCACAGTCGAGTCCGGGTGTCCTTTCTGCGGGGTGATCGGTGCGCGCCGACATTCCAAGCGCTGACAGCGGCTGAGGGACATTCCCGTCGCCGACCCTGTGGAGGTAGATCGAACCCTGGATGACGACCATCGTGGCCTCGATACCGGGCAGGTTGGGGGTCGTTGACGGACGGGACCGTACCGGCGTGAGTGCCTGGCTGCTCAAGCGCCCGCTGCAGTGGCGCGCCTGGGTGTGCAGGTAATGGCGAGCTCAGTGCGGTCTGGAATGTGAAGGAACAGGTGCGGGCCCTGCTGCGCACCGGCTCGCTGGCCGACGCCGCCGCTGCCAAGAATCAGCTCGAGCATCCGGTGAGGGAATCCGGCCGGCCCGAGACAACCCATCTATGGCGGAGCATTTGCCGGTGGTGGAAGAGATCGAAGTTCTCATTGTTGCCGGTGCCACGACGGGCAAGGTTGAGGCCATCAATACGAGTATCAAACACATCAAACCGACTGGGCGCGGGTTCGTCATCAGCACCAATTGCAAAACCCGTATTACGCTCAGAAGTGCCCTCGAGAACTGTGGTGAACTCTCCACTACGATAGTGGGTTTCACCTCGAACCGGGACCTGGATAACCCAGCAACGCGCCAACCTAGCGGGCATTTCGATGATACAGACGACCCGCGGCCGATCAGGCCAATGCGCTCTCCAGATATTCGATGAGACCGGTGAGGACTTCCGACTGTGGCGTTCCAACTCCAACTGCACCGATCTGGAATAGTCTACGGCTGTTTCTCCTAATCCTCAGGAGTCCGGCAGTCTTATGGGATCGCGAACAGTCTCACCGTGGACTACAGAACAACCAAGCCAAACTTATCCAGTGCTTCCTTTTGATACAATTCATAGTCCAATTTTTTGCGCGGTACTTGGCCGAGAAAGAATGACCGGAATCCCCCAGTTAGACCATCAACACTGTTTTCGACGAGCAGTCCGTAGCCACCCTCAAGAACGCTGCGGGGCCCAACCACATCCGTGGAAATCACCGGACGATCCAGAATCAATGCCTCAAGCACTACAAGCCCTTGGCCCTCGTAGTCGGACGAGAACACGAAGCAATCTGCGTTCGCAAGGATTGCAAAAGGATTCAGGCGCCGCCCGGCTAGCAGAACGCATCCGTCCAGGTCGAGGCGCGTGATGAGTTCCTGTAGTGAGCTGTGTAACGGGCCGTCACCCAAGATAACGAGCTTCGCTCCTGATTGCTCGGCAGCAATTTCTGAGAAAGCACAAATTAGTTTGGCATGCCCCTTCTCGGGAGACAGTCGGCCCAGAGTTACGAACAATGTGTCGCCCTCATCGACCCACTGAGCAATATCTTCGTCCAGCGGTTGTTCCGCCATGTGGAGCGTCTCTGCAGGGTTAACAAGATTATTGCAGAAGGTAAATTTATTTGAATCAAGCTCGAACCGCTCAGCTAGCTGAGTTGTGTTTTCTTCGGCGACACTCTCTGTAACCGACACAAGGGACTCAAAGTTTTTATAAAGCCGGAAGTTCGCTTCCAGATACTCAAACCGGTTCCGCCACTCGTTGTACATGTCGTTGTGGAGATAGACCGACTTTTTTGCACCTTCGAGCGGCGCGTTGCCCAGCAGCGCAGTCCAGAAGCGTGCGTAACCTTCAAAGCAAATCACGGAGTCGAAGGAGGCCGTGCCGAACATGCGGCGAAACTCACGTGCGAACGCCCGGTTGAAGACAATCCACATTTCATCGCTGTCCAGCGTGTGCTGGGTGTTGAACTTGTCAACGACCCAGCGTTCCTCCGGCGTAAGGACGTGGCTTCCGACACGGGCGAGTACTCGGACATGTTCGGGATTCTGCTCGAACTTTTCAAGCCGGGCAGCTTCGCTGGCCAGCGCATCTGGGTCAACCACAACATAAATATTGTTTTGATCCGGGTCAACATGGGAAACGAGATTGAGGTATGAAGTCGTGATTCCATTTGGCAGGAATGACCCTTGGTAGAATAGGACATTGCGTTTACCGTCACGACCGTTATGCACTTCATATTCAGACGATCCGAAAAAGAAAAAGTCAATCGCTCGTGCCGTCGCACCGCCATCGTCTAGGGGGCAGAACTCCTGCTCTGCTGAAATATAGTCAAGCCTCTTTTCGTGCTCAGTCGCCGCCTGGATGGCTTCGCTTATCTGACTAACAACTGCTTCCACGTCGTAACACAGATTGCCCGGCATTGAAGCCAGATCGAAGTACAATCCACGCTCTGCCTTGTATTGTTCTAGATCGTATGCGTAGTAAATAATTGGACGCCCGGTCGCAATGAAATCGAAAAATATACTGGAGTAGTCTGTGATTAACACGTCAACGATTGAAAGAAGGTCATTGGTGTCAATGATTGGCGGGACCACGTGTTGATGCAATGATTTTCCGTCTGTTTGGGCGCTAGTCATGGCATGCCCACGGAAGAGGAAGTGCCAATCATCAGAGCCGGCCAGCGCCTCCACATCCGCCACAAGCCGGCTGTTATCCAGGATACGATCGCCCAGGGTCCCTCGCCATGTTGGCGCGTAGAGAACCACTTTCTTGTCGGGTGGTACCCCGAGTTGCTTCCGCAACTCGGCCTTATGGTCATCAGTTGCTGTGAGCGTTGCATCGACTCGCGGATAGCCAGTAATCGCGAGTCTTCCATTGAAGATCCCTGCGACGTCGTACCTGTCTACTAAACAATCTGCAGTAAACTTATTCGGTGCGATTAGATGAGTTGCGTGGAGGAAATTACGAGCAGCGTTTTTGTGCTCCATTACCCCGTTTTTAATGTCGCGTCCCAGCGTCTTCAACGGCGTTCCGTGCCAAGTATTTAGATACTGCTGTTCATTTCGACGAATAAAGTAGGGAGGAAAGGTGTTGTCGTTTATCAAGAACCTCGCCGTTGCGAGATAGCGCAGGTACAAATCGCTATCTCGTGTCACAAAGATAAAGTCTTCACGTCGCTTAAAGTCCCCTGGAATGCTGGCGAGGTCATTAACCACCCAAACGTGCCGGAAACCTGAAAACCTCGTGTCCATTATCACGGACTTACAGACCTGTAAAGGGCTTCCCGCTACTGCTGAGCCGTGGGCACTTTCATACAGGATAGTGGAATCTAGGATATCCAGCGTCTCCATATACTCTGTATAGGCCATGGCCTGCTTTTGGTGCTTGTTCTTCATGTACTGCGTCGTGTCAACTGCATGCGGGCGTTTAAACTGCCTGGTTTCAAGGAAGGCTGCCGAAGCCTCCCGATACATCCCACTTAGCATTAGGGCACGCCCCAACCTGAAGTAGCGCTCCGGATCATACTCCAAGGTGCGCTGAACAGCTTCACTATATGCAGCAGCAGCAATGGCAGGATACCCGAGTTCCTCCGCACGGAGCCCCAACTTATAGCTAAGCTCCGCTGATTGTGAACGTTTCCCGATCTCCAAATCAGCCTTTAGGACTCTCTCAAGATAAGGGTCGCCATCCGTGGACCGGCTCGGAGCGATCTTGTCTTCTCGAGAAAGATAGAAAGCGATGCACGCATCCCGGTAACGGCCCTGGAGCTGCAAGACGTATCCCATACGGTACTTCCAGTAGTGACTAGCCGTTGCCGTACTCTTTAGGACGCGAGAGTATGCAATCTCAGCAGATTGAAGATCCCCAAGTCTTTCGTACGAAAGACCGAGCCGCCATGACAATCTCTCCTGGAATGGATCGAGCTCTAGTGCCTTACGGAACATACCGGCTGCACCAGCCCAGTCGTAGATCTTCTGCTGGGCGAGCCCGAGTCGGTAGTAAAGCTCAATTGCATCCGGTTTAGATTGCAGAGTCTTTGCATAGTGTTTCGCAGCTAATTTCCACTGGCCCTTGGCCTGAAAAAAAGCGCCCACACCCACCGTTGGAGAACCCAGGCTAGTGTCCTGCGTGACGGCTCGCTCATACGCAGTGTCGCGTTGCTCTGCTTTTCCTTCTACTTCCAATGCCCATCCGGCTTTGAACTGAAGATCAGCACTCTCAGGGCGTAGCGTGGCCGCCTTCGTGTACACACTGCCGGCTAGGTCAGATCTCCCCATTTTGAAATAAGCGTCACCAAGCTTTTCCAACCATTGGGGATCGTTGGCATGGGCAGGCAACCCCTCTTCAAGGACACTCAAAATTTGCCAAGTGGCGCCTCGATTTCTACTGACTAAATCAAGGCGTAGTTGTGTTATCGCAGCCTCACAAACCTCGACTCTGTGTACCCATGAGGCTTGGCGCGGATCAAGTTCGAGTGCTTTGCGATAGTAGAATAATGCTGCGTCGAAGGACTTTTTTCGCTCCAACACGAAGCCGAGGCGGTAGTTCCATGCCGCGTTCGTAGGCTGTAATTCGACGGCCTTCTCGAGTAAGGGCAGAGACTCGTCAAGTCGGTTGAGGCGGAAATAGGCATGCCCAAGTCGGAACACAACTCTCGGATTTGTGTCTTCTCCAAGGCGCACAAGGCGTGCATACGTTTTTGCCGCTGCAGCCCAATCATCTTTCTTCTCCAACTGCCGAGCCTGAGCGTATGCAGCCTGCCAACCGATCATCGTACTCCTAATAGTCTTGCATTCCCCGGATATCTAACACCTGATACCAAAGTGTTTTTACTAAAACCCTTTTACGCGACGGGGATGGCAGCTAGCTGTTCGTTGGCGCGTGCCAGGTCATCAGCGAAGTCGACTTCAACCGCGTAGAAGTCGCTAATATCTACCGGAAGGTACTTGACCGCGTCTTTTTCAATTGTTTTTTCCATACCGCGTTCGAAGTAGTCCTGGTCCTTGACTCCGGCCAGACGCTTGATCAGCTTCTTCTTGTCCTTGGACGAGACGTAGTTGATTCCTACCGCTTCACCAAGGGCATTTTTCACCGACTTGGACAGCTGATCGATATGGCCTTCCACATCTACCGTGTACTTCACTTCTTCATCTGAAACAGACGACGTGTCGACTGCCACGAAGGACTGGTCCGATTTAATGAAAGGCCTCAGGTACTCAAGCATGGCCGGGTCAAAGACCACGTCACCGTTCATCCAGAGAACTCCACCCTTAGTGGAGTTGCGGAGCGCTTTGAGGAGACTCTTCGACGTGTTCGTCTGGTCGAAGGCCTCGTTATAAACATACGAAGCATCAGGCACATGTTCCATGATCATCTCAAGCTTGAAGCCGACGACTATGCTGAGACGAAGTTTTTTCCCGAAGGCTGCCTGCAGGTTCTGCACCTGTTGGGTCATGATGGTTCGGCCGTCATCGAGTTCGGTCAGAGACTTGGGGTGGGGGCGGGCCAGTCTGGTGCCCATGCCGGCGGCCAGAATCACTACTTGTACTGTCATTGTTCGTTCCTTATTTGCATAGCGTCTTGAGACTCTTATCCTTTCGGGAACGCATGCCAAACTGCTGCCACCTACTGCGCCCTGACCGGCGACCTGAAGTTGCATTCCCCCACGGTTACTCTACCGTCGTTCGCCATGCAGTATAAATTCTCATCAGTGGCATTGGGCCGCTCGGCAAGTTTTGCCTTGTTTTTCCATCGTAGAC
This window harbors:
- a CDS encoding glycosyltransferase, whose product is MAKFPEGRYTMVNASVRESYGGATRSQLLRARLFAQNAGQSVDVITFDVYPEYESERHLLAEAGLTCPGVSLLNLHEELSSETDLERFRNTDSTNIPEWFHSLSDIPFVMEYTSSGQPWRRKYDATGTNRSFFFSYLRPDGTVYATIDRRIGGTDWDRNERGTVVVRNDGSPIGFYARKSALISRWIKILGEGETDHFLIFDSKESGYLIAEENRETNQHFILLAHTPHLQPPRQWDSPPASFDWGETMKSLALWDGFVVLSEAHKNDLNLRYGDRNNIYVIPHPAVDIVPDTDSTKRDPDLALIVCRLENQKRLQDAIHAFAHVLEKRPTARLEIYGTGSKLQEWTDLVKSLNISNSVLFMGYEPRPERQYERASVFIMTSLFEAQPLSLLEALAHGCPIVSYDIKYGPAEMVRQGSNGFLSPEGNIKTLSEDILRVFSSDIATMSASSIDLARQFSVPIFLDKWCRLFESVKIQKAQRVSIISSSLEVQRVSAVGASPIAIALSNEGIGVRLRASHLRIGGRLIVTALYEGADRPAGLRVAVRIHSTEGEVQYLPNTLSELEDDNQFDLNWTIAEDDLSRLRSNASLFYEVTWNNDQRLLEIPLDAELFLNLSASNHKDLAEGAS
- a CDS encoding transposase, whose amino-acid sequence is MAEHLPVVEEIEVLIVAGATTGKVEAINTSIKHIKPTGRGFVISTNCKTRITLRSALENCGELSTTIVGFTSNRDLDNPATRQPSGHFDDTDDPRPIRPMRSPDIR
- a CDS encoding CDP-glycerol glycerophosphotransferase family protein — translated: MIGWQAAYAQARQLEKKDDWAAAAKTYARLVRLGEDTNPRVVFRLGHAYFRLNRLDESLPLLEKAVELQPTNAAWNYRLGFVLERKKSFDAALFYYRKALELDPRQASWVHRVEVCEAAITQLRLDLVSRNRGATWQILSVLEEGLPAHANDPQWLEKLGDAYFKMGRSDLAGSVYTKAATLRPESADLQFKAGWALEVEGKAEQRDTAYERAVTQDTSLGSPTVGVGAFFQAKGQWKLAAKHYAKTLQSKPDAIELYYRLGLAQQKIYDWAGAAGMFRKALELDPFQERLSWRLGLSYERLGDLQSAEIAYSRVLKSTATASHYWKYRMGYVLQLQGRYRDACIAFYLSREDKIAPSRSTDGDPYLERVLKADLEIGKRSQSAELSYKLGLRAEELGYPAIAAAAYSEAVQRTLEYDPERYFRLGRALMLSGMYREASAAFLETRQFKRPHAVDTTQYMKNKHQKQAMAYTEYMETLDILDSTILYESAHGSAVAGSPLQVCKSVIMDTRFSGFRHVWVVNDLASIPGDFKRREDFIFVTRDSDLYLRYLATARFLINDNTFPPYFIRRNEQQYLNTWHGTPLKTLGRDIKNGVMEHKNAARNFLHATHLIAPNKFTADCLVDRYDVAGIFNGRLAITGYPRVDATLTATDDHKAELRKQLGVPPDKKVVLYAPTWRGTLGDRILDNSRLVADVEALAGSDDWHFLFRGHAMTSAQTDGKSLHQHVVPPIIDTNDLLSIVDVLITDYSSIFFDFIATGRPIIYYAYDLEQYKAERGLYFDLASMPGNLCYDVEAVVSQISEAIQAATEHEKRLDYISAEQEFCPLDDGGATARAIDFFFFGSSEYEVHNGRDGKRNVLFYQGSFLPNGITTSYLNLVSHVDPDQNNIYVVVDPDALASEAARLEKFEQNPEHVRVLARVGSHVLTPEERWVVDKFNTQHTLDSDEMWIVFNRAFAREFRRMFGTASFDSVICFEGYARFWTALLGNAPLEGAKKSVYLHNDMYNEWRNRFEYLEANFRLYKNFESLVSVTESVAEENTTQLAERFELDSNKFTFCNNLVNPAETLHMAEQPLDEDIAQWVDEGDTLFVTLGRLSPEKGHAKLICAFSEIAAEQSGAKLVILGDGPLHSSLQELITRLDLDGCVLLAGRRLNPFAILANADCFVFSSDYEGQGLVVLEALILDRPVISTDVVGPRSVLEGGYGLLVENSVDGLTGGFRSFFLGQVPRKKLDYELYQKEALDKFGLVVL
- a CDS encoding NTP transferase domain-containing protein, whose product is MTVQVVILAAGMGTRLARPHPKSLTELDDGRTIMTQQVQNLQAAFGKKLRLSIVVGFKLEMIMEHVPDASYVYNEAFDQTNTSKSLLKALRNSTKGGVLWMNGDVVFDPAMLEYLRPFIKSDQSFVAVDTSSVSDEEVKYTVDVEGHIDQLSKSVKNALGEAVGINYVSSKDKKKLIKRLAGVKDQDYFERGMEKTIEKDAVKYLPVDISDFYAVEVDFADDLARANEQLAAIPVA
- a CDS encoding XcbB/CpsF family capsular polysaccharide biosynthesis protein, producing MSSSSTLFRSLAYPLADLIDDLKTGEYKYIHLSDPENLLDNRPLLLAAHRNSKVKNIVIELAKMGYYVYHMVDGVARFVLESHIPQMWHSVREGQYLSSPDGVVYSFQEPKSGGPIRNMVVVFSSIGGDIFGNGLSRYFTQNFRSIQKHVPADTAILRIADIGGVVGSFYLDTHYAPRNTKRVGNLIESMRIANSLDKDSVITYGASKGATGALFHAINSDYRCVCVEPIVNDHYYETRFGDTHFTAADIFVEKKEHTFARAIETYKRRAPSTSAKDHESRIIVVYSTQSPQAPYLREIIGNHLTKDMSLIDFRHPQISDHPDVSPQSLNLVTMYLNMMCYGIPSEGGHFEFSCEAP